The Triticum aestivum cultivar Chinese Spring chromosome 3A, IWGSC CS RefSeq v2.1, whole genome shotgun sequence genome includes a region encoding these proteins:
- the LOC123058607 gene encoding uncharacterized protein — MKKGGGKTSGCFFCLGAPMRALSRACDLYVGCMSGCARRMPAGAVMGGRGFGRSATTMHLRKSSDRADDLVRAASRQRRVAPEPGVVGAAKKKVHLSQAPAAVPTGRKGPAMVTITEDGPCEFGACPLKRPEQRSRGAAAGGLAARGGGFGAIKVGGEAFESRA; from the coding sequence ATGAAGAAGGGTGGCGGGAAAACGAGCGGGTGCTTCTTCTGCCTCGGCGCGCCGATGCGCGCGCTGTCCAGGGCGTGCGACCTCTACGTGGGCTGCATGTCCGGATGCGCGCGCCGGATGCCGGCGGGGGCGGTCATGGGCGGCCGCGGCTTCGGCAGGTCGGCCACGACCATGCACCTGCGGAAGAGCTCGGACCGCGCCGACGACCTTGTCCGCGCCGCATCCAGACAGCGCCGCGTCGCGCCCGAGCCAGGGGTCGTCGGGGCAGCGAAGAAGAAGGTCCACCTTAGCCAGGCCCCGGCGGCTGTCCCGACGGGGAGGAAGGGCCCGGCGATGGTGACCATCACTGAGGACGGGCCGTGCGAGTTCGGCGCCTGCCCGCTGAAACGTCCAGAGCAGAGGAgtcgcggcgcggcggcgggcggactgGCCGCGCGCGGCGGTGGTTTTGGTGCCATCAAGGTGGGGGGCGAGGCATTCGAGAGCCGAGCGTGA